One part of the Vicia villosa cultivar HV-30 ecotype Madison, WI linkage group LG6, Vvil1.0, whole genome shotgun sequence genome encodes these proteins:
- the LOC131613458 gene encoding uncharacterized protein LOC131613458: MSLNQAWQHLLKAKLLAPVAPPNINTSSPRYDPNARCAYHSDCVGHDTNNCWTLKHKIQDMIDAGEIEFDPSETPNVITAPMPKHDRAVNAVDQDSYVTNVMSLTTPLPVIKKKLLQAGLFPGCVEDCYYCSSQSNGCAMLKTGMQRLVDNRTILFEKMPSVENLYEDLAQNLKFEDVSVISKTPVRIPTKGPIRITAEPKVALLIITKPGPIPYSSDKAVPWSYGNDVYIHGVKQEALNDEPVKIPNPDIDNIVGTSKVTRSGRIFSAEISPDANTSTQVPVSDSTVDVQGKGPLLEPVQTPVEATTEEVSQKEMDKILKIIRKSDYDVIEQLGHTSSKISMLSLLTCFEAHAKALMKFLKDAHVPQEISVNQFENCVASLTTNNYLGFSDADLTPAGKSHNKALHISIECKGTTLSHVLVDNDSSLNVLPKLVLDRLDSEGMILKPSDVVVKAFDGSKSAVYGEVELPIRVGS, translated from the coding sequence atgtcattaaATCAGGCATGGCAACACCTGCTGAAGGCAAAATTACTTGCACCAGTAGCTCCGCCAAACATCAATACATCTTCTCCTCGCTATGATCCTAACGCAAGGTGTGCGTACCATTCTGACTGTGTGGGGCATGACACCAACAACTGTTGGACACTGAAACACAAAATCCAGGATATGATTGACGcaggagaaattgagttcgatccttcAGAAACTCCCAATGttatcactgctcctatgccaaaaCATGACAGAGCAGTCAATGCTGTTGACCAGGACTCTTATGTTACTAATGTGATGAGCCTGACTACTCCTCTCCCTGTTATCAAGAAGAAGCTGTTGCAAGCCGGCTTATTTCCGGGTTGTGTTGAAGACTGTTACTACTGCTCGTCTCAGTCAAATGGTTGTGCAATGTTGAAGACTGGCATGCAACGCTTGGTGGATAATCGAACGATCTTGTTTGAAAAAATGCCTTCTGTGGAAAATTTGTATGAAGATCTAGCTcagaatttgaaattcgaagacgtgTCCGTGATCTCTAAGACTCCTGTGAGAATTCCTACCAAGGGCCCCATAAGGATTACCGCTGAGCCCAAGGTAGCTCTCTTGATCATTACCAAGCCTGGTCCAATCCCATACTCCTCTGACAAGGCTGTCCCCTGGAGTTATGGCAATGATGTGTACATCCATGGTGTGAAACAAGAAGCTTTGAATGATGAGCCTGTAAAAATCCCCAATCCCGACATTGACAATATCGTGGGGACTAGTAAGGTTACAAGAAGCGGAAGGATTTTCTCCGCAGAAATCTCTCCAGATGCCAATACCTCAACCCAAGTTCCTGTTTCTGATTCAACTGTTGATGTGCAAGGAAAGGGACCATTGCTGGAACCAGTTCAGACACCAGTTGAAGCTACTACTGAAGAAGTCTCCCAGAAAGAAATGGATAAAATTCTGAAGATCATCCGGAAAAGTGATTATGACGTGATTGAACAGTTGGGGCACACTTCCTCCAAGATATCCATGCTTTCATTATTAACTTGTTTTGAGGCTCATGCTAAGGCTCTGATGAAGTTTCTAAAAGATGCGcacgtgccacaagagatttctgttaATCAATTCGAGAACTGTGTTGCGAGCTTGACAACCAACAACTATCtggggttttctgatgctgatttgACTCCCGCTGGAAAAAGTCATAACAAGGCCTTGCACATCTCCATTGAGTGTAAGGGCactactctgtctcatgtgctggtggaTAACGATTCCTCGTTGAATGTGTTGCCTAAATTGGTGCTGGATAGACTTGATTCTGAAGGGATGATACTGAAACCCAGTGATGTGGTGGTAAAGGCTTTCGATGGGTCGAAGAGTGCGGTATACGGAGAGGTTGAGCTCCCTATCAGAGTAGGTTCTTAG
- the LOC131613459 gene encoding uncharacterized protein LOC131613459: MEEFSEMLHIPIGNQLPFTSLEKILKPEVIAAALHLKKSEIESNWETRSVVKGFLAKFLIHNARLFSDSLSYHAFEDIWALLIYGLVLFPNPDQFIDVHAIQIFLTRNPVPTFLGDILHSLHTRTMKKRGTLMCCIPLLSRWFISHLPRSVMRNDQGLKWHRRIMSLSHSDIRWCSLSKKNVTIIDRCGQYPNVPLLGIRGGITYNPSLSLCQFGYARRDSIHHMLIQGVVFNYEDDPQGHRQKFIRA; this comes from the coding sequence ATGGAGGAATTTTCTGAGATGCTTCACATCCCTATTGGAAATCAGCTACCATTCACTAGTTTAGAGAAGATTCTGAAGCCTGAAGTCATTGCCGCTGCATTACATCTGAAGAAGTCCGAAATTGAGAGTAATTGGGAAACAAGGAGTGTAGTCAAGGGTTtccttgctaagttcttaattcacaatgcTCGATTATTCTCCGATTCCTTGAGTTATCATGCTTTCGAAGACATATGGgctttgctcatctatggtttggtgttgtttCCAAATCCTGACCAATTTATAGACGTACATGCCATCCAGATATTTTTGACTCgcaatcctgtgcctacttttcttggagatattctacactCACTTCACACTCGTACgatgaagaagcgaggaactctcatgtgttgTATACCTCTGCTGTcaaggtggtttatttcgcaccttcctcGGTCGGTAATGAGGAATGACCAAGGCTTGAAGTGGCATCGAAGGATAATGTCGCTTTCTCATTCTGACATTCGTTGGTGTTCTCTATCCAAGAAAAATGTTACTATCATTGACCGCTGTGGacaataccctaatgtgccactccttggcataaGGGGGGGTATTACTTATAATCCCTCGTTGTCTCTATGTCagtttggttacgctcgaagagataGTATTCATCATATGCTTATACAAGGCGTTGTGTTCAACTATGAAGATGATCCTCAAGGTCACCGTCAGAAGTTTATACGTGCTTGA
- the LOC131611382 gene encoding uncharacterized protein LOC131611382, protein MYLKSMEELQQDQELLRAEVSQLKIQMDQIMETLQVLLKRECNFPPIITKQVDTHLAFSVATSNQGQPSVMSCDSYFGVEKETPVCFPQSVLRRTLHQRPLSVPSQGNKKQKQDRNRDRTHFDPIPMSYTELYPTLVRKGLITTRAMPPPRNPPSIGFRPDLHCEFHQGGAGHDLEHCYALKTLVQELVRSKMLSFRDMGPNVVTNPLPDQSG, encoded by the coding sequence atgtatctgaagagtatggaagaacttcaacaagaccaagagttgctAAGAGCAGAGGTTAGCCAGTTGAAAATACAGATGGATCAGATTATGGAAACcctgcaagtcttgttgaagagAGAATGCAACTTTCCTCCGATTATTACAAAGCAAGTGGATACTCATTTAGCCTTTTCCGTTGCTACTTCAAATCAAGGGCAACCATCTGTTATGTCATGTGATTCATATTTTGGAGTAGAGAAGGAAACACCTGTTTGCTTTCCTCAATCAGTGCTTCGTAGGACTCTGCATCAACGTCCATTGTCTGTTCCTTCTCAAGGTAACAAAAAGCAGAAACAAGATCGGAATCGTGATAGGActcactttgatcctattcctatgtcatacactgaactgtatcctactTTGGTCCGGAAAGGGTTAATTACAACAAGAgccatgcctcctcctcgaaaccctccctcaataggatttcggcctgatcttcattgtgagtttcatcagggtggtgctggccatgatttagaacattgttatgctttgaagaccttggtgcaagagttggttaggtcaaagatgctatctttcagggatatgggtcctaacgttgtcactaatcctttgccagatcaaagtggctga